A genomic window from Vitis riparia cultivar Riparia Gloire de Montpellier isolate 1030 chromosome 18, EGFV_Vit.rip_1.0, whole genome shotgun sequence includes:
- the LOC117906392 gene encoding pentatricopeptide repeat-containing protein At3g13880, giving the protein MQTPPHNPQPDYLGLPLDSVTYTKLVQCSTRTGSLIHGKLAHMHMIKTCFKPCLFLLNNLLYMYCKCGETDVAKKLFDRMPKRNVVSWNSLISGYIQMGFYHEVMNLFKEARMSDLRLDKFTFSNALSVCGRTLDLRLGRLIHALITVSGLSGPVLLTNSLIDMYCKCGRIDWARLVFESVDELDSVSWNSLIAGYVRIGSNDEMLRLLVKMLRHGLNLNSYALGSALKACGSNFSCSIECGKMLHGCAVKLGLDLDVVVGTALLDTYAKIGNLDNATKIFKLMPDPNVVMYNAMIAGFLQMETMADEFTNEAMYLFFEMQSRGMKPSEFTFSSILKACSTIEAFECGKQIHAQICKYNLQSDEFIGNALVELYSLSGSIEDGLKCFHSTPKLDVVSWTSLIVGHVQNGQFEGGLTLFHELLFSGRKPDEFTISIMLSACANLAAVKSGEQIHAYAIKTGIGNFTIIQNSQICMYAKCGDIDSANMTFKETKNPDVVSWSVMISSNAQHGCAKEAVDLFELMKGSGIAPNHITFLGVLVACSHGGLVEEGLRYFEIMKKDHDIMPNVKHSACIVDLLGRAGRLAEAESFIMDSGFEGDPVMWRSLLSACRVHKATDTGKRVAERVIELEPEAAASYVLLYNIYNDAGIQMLATEIRNLMKDRGVKKEPGLSWIEVGNVVHSFVAGDRSHPNSQVIYVRLEEMLEKIKKLDYVDEKPVSDVSEPKHKDNSMVSYHSEKLAVTFGIIGLPRSAPVRVMKNLRSCWHCHETMKLFSRLENREIILRDPIRFHCFRDGSCSCGDYW; this is encoded by the exons ATGCAAACCCCACCTCATAATCCTCAACCAGATTATTTGGGGTTGCCGCTGGATTCAGTTACCTATACAAAACTTGTGCAATGCTCTACCAGAACTGGGTCTTTGATCCATGGCAAGCTTGCCCACATGCACATGATCAAAACTTGTTTCAAACCGTGTTTGTTTTTGCTGAACAATCTGCTTTACATGTACTGTAAATGTGGTGAAACGGATGTTGCAAAGAAGTTGTTTGATAGAATGCCTAAACGTAATGTTGTTTCTTGGAACTCCTTGATTTCTGGGTATATACAGATGGGTTTCTATCATGAGGTTATGAATCTGTTTAAGGAAGCGAGAATGTCCGATTTAAGGCTTGACAAATTCACTTTCTCAAATGCTTTGAGCGTTTGTGGACGAACTCTGGATTTGAGATTGGGTAGGTTGATTCATGCCTTGATTACTGTCAGTGGGTTGAGTGGTCCAGTTCTTTTGACCAATTCACTTATTGATATGTATTGCAAGTGTGGCCGGATTGATTGGGCAAGGCTGGTGTTTGAGAGTGTGGATGAATTAGATTCTGTCTCCTGGAACTCCTTGATCGCAGGTTATGTTCGAATTGGCTCAAATGATGAAATGTTGAGACTTCTTGTGAAAATGCTTCGGCATGGACTGAATTTGAATAGTTATGCATTAGGAAGTGCCCTGAAGGCATGTGGCTCAAACTTTAGTTGTTCAATAGAATGTGGGAAAATGCTTCACGGGTGTGCAGTCAAACTTGGGTTGGATTTGGATGTTGTTGTTGGAACTGCATTGCTTGATACATatgcaaaaattggaaatttagaCAACGCAACCAAAATTTTCAAGCTCATGCCTGATCCAAATGTTGTCATGTATAATGCCATGATTGCTGGATTCCTGCAAATGGAGACTATGGCTGATGAATTTACAAATGAAGCCATGTATCTTTTCTTTGAGATGCAAAGTCGAGGAATGAAGCCCTCTGAGTTTACATTCTCGAGCATACTCAAAGCTTGTAGCACCATTGAAGCATTTGAGTGCGGAAAGCAAATTCATGCTCAAATCTGTAAATACAATCTTCAGTCTGATGAGTTCATTGGAAATGCACTTGTTGAGCTGTATTCATTGTCAGGTTCAATTGAGGATGGcctaaaatgttttcattcaactCCCAAGCTAGATGTTGTTTCATGGACGTCCCTTATTGTGGGTCATGTTCAAAATGGACAATTTGAGGGTGGACTGACTCTGTTCCATGAACTGCTGTTCTCTGGAAGAAAACCGGATGAGTTCACAATATCAATCATGTTGAGTGCTTGTGCAAATTTGGCAGCAGTAAAGTCTGGTGAGCAGATCCATGCCTATGCAATAAAAACTGGAATCGGAAACTTCACCATCATTCAAAATTCACAGATTTGCATGTATGCCAAATGTGGAGACATAGATTCTGCTAATATGACCTTTAAAGAGACAAAGAATCCTGACGTAGTGTCATGGTCTGTGATGATTTCTAGCAATGCACAACATGGATGTGCAAAAGAAGCTGTGGACCTCTTTGAATTGATGAAGGGTTCTGGGATTGCACCTAACCACATTACTTTTCTTGGAGTTCTTGTTGCATGTAGTCATGGGGGACTTGTAGAAGAAGGATTACG GTATTTTGAAATCATGAAGAAGGATCATGACATAATGCCAAATGTAAAGCATTCTGCCTGCATTGTGGACCTTCTGGGTCGAGCTGGAAGACTAGCCGAGGCAGAAAGCTTCATTATGGACTCAGGCTTTGAGGGCGATCCAGTAATGTGGCGATCTTTATTGAGTGCTTGCAGGGTCCATAAGGCCACTGACACTGGGAAACGTGTTGCAGAGAGAGTAATTGAGCTTGAACCTGAAGCTGCTGCATCATATGTGCTTCTTTACAACATCTACAATGATGCTGGAATACAAATGCTGGCCACAGAAATCAGGAACTTGATGAAAGATCGAGGAGTTAAAAAAGAACCTGGTCTAAGTTGGATTGAGGTTGGAAATGTGGTTCATTCCTTTGTGGCGGGTGATAGGTCTCACCCTAATAGTCAAGTCATTTATGTGCGATTGGAGGAAATGTTGGAGAAGATAAAGAAATTAGATTATGTTGATGAGAAGCCTGTTTCTGATGTCTCAGAACCAAAGCACAAGGACAACTCAATGGTCAGCTACCATAGTGAAAAGTTAGCTGTGACTTTTGGGATAATTGGTTTACCAAGATCAGCTCCTGTGAGAGTAATGAAGAACTTGAGAAGCTGTTGGCATtgtcatgaaacaatgaagctCTTCTCAAGGTTGGAAAATAGGGAAATAATTCTTAGGGATCCAATTCGTTTCCATTGCTTCAGAGATGGTTCTTGTTCTTGTGGAGACTACTGGTAA
- the LOC117905722 gene encoding uncharacterized protein LOC117905722, with product MSRAFSNLSGVGLVIEVEILALGKTRKPMHCKQIGLQQPYGRGRPGVGDSMDILQVPERAKDMKSSWRKQELTLLILYAVLFYAVIIRRSLQISHDYYHKVLGLRPGWVADWLSEKSPGNDPFSGNMIAK from the exons ATGAGTAGAGCCTTCTCCAATCTTTCAGGGGTAGGATTGGTCATTGAAGTTGAGATCCTGGCTTTGGGAAAAACTAGAAAGCCTATGCATTGCAAACAGATTGGGCTTCAACAACCTTATGGTAGAGGGAGACCTGGTGTTGGTGATAGCATGGATATCTTACAGG TACCGGAAAGGGCGAAAGACATGAAGAGTTCTTGGAGGAAACAAGAGCTCACACTTCTGATTCTGTATGCTGTCCTCTTCTACGCTGTCATCATTCGTCGCTCCCTTCAAATTTCTCATG ATTATTATCACAAAGTCTTGGGCTTGCGTCCTGGTTGGGTTGCTGATTGGCTCAGT GAAAAGTCACCAGGGAATGATCCCTTTTCTGGAAATATGATTGCAAAATGA